A single window of Anomaloglossus baeobatrachus isolate aAnoBae1 chromosome 5, aAnoBae1.hap1, whole genome shotgun sequence DNA harbors:
- the PCK1 gene encoding phosphoenolpyruvate carboxykinase, cytosolic [GTP] — translation MPSQQKTELQIAGIVTQGNLNSLSQEVVDFIVTYARICLPEHIHICDGSEEENKKLLHQMEEIGMIKRLHKYENCWLARTDPRDVARIESKTVIVTQEQRDTVPVAKTGVSQLGRWMSEEDFAKAFKSRFPGCMQGRTMYVIPFSMGPISSPLSKIGIQLTDSPYVVASMRIMTHMGTAVLEALGEGEFVKCLHSVGCPLPLKEPLVNNWPCNPELTLITHIPERREIISFGSGYGGNSLLGKKCFALRIASRIAKEEGWLAEHMLILGITNPEGKKKYFAAAFPSACGKTNLAMMRPSLPGWKIECVGDDIAWMKFDEQGNLKAINPENGFFGVAPGTSVKTNPNAMETISKNTIFTNVAETSDGGVYWEGMDECLDHGISLTSWKNKEWTQEDGEPAAHPNSRFCTPASQCPIIDPEWESSEGVPIEGIIFGGRRPAGVPLVYEALSWQHGVFVGSAMRSEATAAAEYKGKVIMHDPFAMRPFFGYNFGRYLAHWLSMEHLPSAKLPKIFHVNWFRKDRQGSFLWPGYGENIRVLEWMFNRIDGEDCATETPIGYIPAEGSLNLKGLGDINMEELFEISKEFWEDEVKDIRKYFDDQINADLPYEIDGELNSLAERLKQL, via the exons ATGCCATCACAGCAGAAAACAGAGCTTCAGATCGCTGGCATTGTGACTCAAGGAAACCTGAACAGCTTAAGCCAGGAGGTGGTTGATTTCATAGTAACATATGCAAGAATCTGCTTACCAGAGCATATCCACATATGTGATGGATCAGAGGAAGAGAACAAGAAGCTTCTCCATCAAATGGAAGAGATTGGCATGATCAAAAGGCTCCACAAATATGAAAACTG TTGGCTGGCTCGCACAGATCCCCGGGATGTGGCACGGATTGAAAGCAAAACTGTGATTGTCACTCAAGAGCAAAGAGATACAGTACCGGTTGCCAAAACTGGTGTCAGCCAACTGGGCCGCTGGATGTCTGAGGAAGATTTTGCAAaagcctttaaatccaggtttcctGGATGTATGCAAG GTCGTACAATGTACGTCATTCCATTCAGCATGGGACCTATAAGCTCACCCCTCTCCAAGATTGGTATCCAACTGACTGATTCCCCGTATGTGGTGGCAAGCATGAGAATTATGACCCATATGGGCACCGCTGTCTTAGAAGCACTCGGGGAAGGAGAGTTTGTGAAATGCCTTCATTCTGTCGGATGCCCATTACCTTTAAAAG aACCACTTGTGAATAATTGGCCGTGCAACCCAGAACTGACACTCATCACGCACATCCCCGAACGAAGAGAAATTATATCCTTTGGAAGCGGATATGGTGGTAACTCCCTCCTGGGCAAGAAATGCTTTGCTCTCAGAATTGCCAGCCGGATTGCCAAGGAAGAAGGCTGGCTGGCAGAGCATATGTTG aTTTTGGGAATTACTAATCCTGAAGGAAAAAAGAAATATTTTGCAGCAGCGTTTCCAAGCGCTTGTGGGAAAACCAATCTGGCAATGATGAGACCATCTCTCCCTGGATGGAAGATTGAATGTGTAGGAGATGATATTGCCTGGATGAAATTTGATGAGCAAG GAAATCTCAAGGCAATCAATCCTGAAAATGGATTTTTTGGTGTGGCACCTGGAACATCTGTGAAGACCAACCCTAATGCAATGGAAACTATTTCAAAGAACACCATATTCACTAATGTAGCAGAAACAAGTGATGGTGGTGTCTACTGGGAGGGCATGGATGAGTGTCTTGATCATGGAATATCACTGACCTCATGGAAAAATAAGGAATGGACACAAGAAGATG GCGAGCCTGCGGCCCACCCCAATTCCCGATTCTGCACACCAGCCAGTCAGTGTCCTATCATTGATCCTGAGTGGGAGTCTTCTGAAGGGGTACCCATCGAAGGCATCATTTTTGGTGGACGTAGACCTGCAG GTGTGCCACTAGTTTATGAAGCACTGAGTTGGCAACATGGAGTCTTTGTTGGGTCCGCAATGAGGTCGGAAGCAACAGCTGCAGCTGAATATAAAG GCAAGGTCATAATGCATGATCCCTTTGCCATGAGACCCTTCTTTGGCTATAACTTTGGCAGATATCTTGCTCATTGGCTCAGCATGGAACACCTTCCATCTGCAAAGCTGCCTAAGATCTTCCATGTCAACTGGTTccgtaaagacagacaagggagctTCCTCTGGCCAGGCTATGGGGAAAACATCCGTGTCCTGGAATGGATGTTCAACCGGATTGATGGGGAAGACTGCGCCACTGAGACCCCCATTGGCTACATTCCAGCTGAAGGGTCATTAAATTTGAAAGGTCTTGGAGACATCAACATGGAAGAGTTGTTTGAAATATCCAAAGAGTTCTGGGAAGATGAAGTGAAGGACATTAGAAAATACTTTGATGACCAAATCAATGCAGATCTACCCTATGAGATAGATGGGGAACTGAACTCTTTAGCAGAGAGATTGAAGCAGTTGTGA